From Rissa tridactyla isolate bRisTri1 chromosome 7, bRisTri1.patW.cur.20221130, whole genome shotgun sequence, a single genomic window includes:
- the HOXD13 gene encoding homeobox protein Hox-D13, producing MDGLRGDSTGGGGGGGGGGGGGGGGAPGQCRNFLSSPVFGAAHTGRAAAAAAAAAAASGFAYAGGGERSGAAARPDPPAKDCPGSAAPAAAPALGYGYHFGNGYYSCRMSHGVGIQQNALKSPPHASIGGFPVEKYMDVSSLTSTSVPANEVSSRAKEVSFYQGYTTPYQHVPGYIDMVSTFGSGEPRHETYISMEGYQSWTLANGWNSQVYCAKDQTQSSHFWKSSFPGDVALNQPDMCVYRRGRKKRVPYTKLQLKELENEYAINKFINKDKRRRISAATNLSERQVTIWFQNRRVKDKKIVSKLKDNVS from the exons ATGGACGGACTGCGCGGCGACAGCaccggcggtggcggcggcggcggtggtggcggcggcggcggcggcggtggagcCCCCGGGCAGTGCCGTAATTTTCTCTCCTCGCCCGTTTTCGGGGCGGCGCACACGGGCcgagcggccgccgccgccgctgccgccgccgccgcctcggggTTCGCCTACGCCGGCGGAGGGGAGCGCTCGGGGGCGGCGGCGAGGCCCGACCCCCCGGCCAAGGACTGTCCGGGCTCcgccgctccggccgccgcccccgcgctCGGCTATGGGTATCACTTTGGCAATGGATACTATAGCTGCAGGATGTCCCACGGGGTTGGGATCCAGCAAAACGCCCTGAAGTCTCCCCCCCATGCCTCCATTGGCGGCTTTCCCGTGGAAAAGTACATGGACGTCTCCAGTCTGACCAGCACGAGTGTCCCCGCCAATGAAGTCTCCTCCAGGGCGAAGGAAGTGTCCTTCTACCAGGGCTATACAACCCCCTACCAGCACGTTCCTGGGTACATAGACATGGTCTCAACGTTTGGCTCTGGGGAACCGAGACATGAAACATACATATCAATGGAGGGCTATCAGTCTTGGACTCTGGCTAATGGCTGGAATAGTCAGGTTTACTGTGCCAAAGATCAGACACAGAGCTCACACTTTTGGAAATCGTCCTTTCCAG GGGACGTTGCACTAAACCAGCCCGATATGTGTGTCTACCGGCGTGGGAGAAAGAAGCGAGTGCCGTACACAAAACTGCAGCTTAAAGAACTCGAGAATGAATATGCCATTAACAAGTTCATTAACAAGGACAAGAGGCGAAGGATATCCGCAGCCACAAACCTGTCTGAGAGACAAGTTACCATTTGGTTTCAGAACAGGAGGGTGAAGGATAAGAAAATAGTCTCCAAACTGAAAGACAATGTATCTTGA